A window of the Pongo abelii isolate AG06213 chromosome 10, NHGRI_mPonAbe1-v2.0_pri, whole genome shotgun sequence genome harbors these coding sequences:
- the LYZ gene encoding lysozyme C — MKALIILGLVLLSVTVQSKVFERCELARTLKRLGMDGYRGISLANWMCLAKWESGYNTRATNYNPGDRSTDYGIFQINSRYWCNDGKTPGAVNACHLSCSALLQDNIADAVACAKRVVRDPQGIRAWVAWRNRCQNRDVRQYVQGCGV; from the exons ATGAAGGCTCTCATTATTCTGGGGCTTGTCCTCCTTTCTGTTACAGTCCAGAGCAAGGTCTTTGAAAGGTGTGAGTTGGCCAGAACTCTGAAAAGATTGGGAATGGATGGCTACAGGGGAATCAGCCTAGCAAACT GGATGTGTTTGGCCAAATGGGAGAGTGGTTATAACACACGAGCTACAAACTACAATCCTGGAGACAGAAGCACTGATTATGGGATATTTCAGATCAATAGCCGCTACTGGTGTAATGATGGCAAAACCCCAGGAGCAGTTAATGCCTGTCATTTATCCTGCAGTG CTTTGCTGCAAGATAACATCGCTGATGCTGTAGCTTGTGCAAAGAGGGTTGTCCGTGATCCACAAGGCATTAGAGCATG GGTGGCATGGAGAAATCGTTGTCAAAACAGAGATGTCCGTCAGTATGTTCAAGGTTGTGGAGTATAA